A single Vibrio sp. YMD68 DNA region contains:
- a CDS encoding META domain-containing protein: MKLSLKTLVVAISVPVLLAACTNVSEEGQVITPKDLQHHNWELVQIDGQDIVKDNDHRPVRLEVGENMTANGHAGCNNFFGQAELNENQFRIEKMGMTMKMCDDVSMNTEMVMSQVLTDWSNMTLTKDSLVLENDAHTLTFTLRDWVN; encoded by the coding sequence ATGAAGCTTAGTTTAAAAACGCTCGTTGTTGCTATTTCTGTTCCAGTATTGTTGGCTGCCTGTACAAATGTCAGCGAGGAAGGACAAGTCATCACTCCTAAAGATCTACAGCACCACAACTGGGAACTTGTCCAAATCGATGGGCAAGACATAGTTAAAGATAACGACCATCGACCTGTGCGCCTAGAAGTTGGGGAGAACATGACGGCTAACGGACACGCTGGCTGCAACAATTTCTTTGGACAAGCTGAACTAAACGAAAACCAGTTCCGTATTGAAAAAATGGGCATGACAATGAAAATGTGTGATGACGTATCAATGAACACTGAAATGGTTATGTCTCAAGTGCTTACGGACTGGAGCAATATGACGCTAACAAAAGACAGCCTAGTACTTGAAAATGATGCACATACGTTAACGTTCACACTACGCGACTGGGTAAACTAG
- a CDS encoding methyl-accepting chemotaxis protein codes for MFRNMKIGMRLGLGFASVLLLLMITAYLAFNALQTASSGFADYRSLARNTNNAGRVQANLLSVRLAALKYIDSSDELFLDEQQTRFDTLTGLMVEAQNEALTKEDKAIFERVEKHLQTYDVTFNQIIEKIERRHVLVHETLNKLGPEIETHITALLVGSKEDGNMDEAYDVSQSMRHLLLARLYVSQFLNGNDSKDVVRVQNEFKHYLRTFGQITHQTNNPRHRAIIDKATVLNGQYITAFNELVSVIEERNRLKSEKLDLVGEQSAKLIEGFKLAIKERQDLLGPRLQTSNDQSKAFVIAISFIAVFLGAILAIIITKIITVPVRKAVLIANRLAKGDLTSNISIDSEDETGQLLKAMKHMVQQLSGIIGEVRSTSNSLASASEKVSATAYSMSRSSVTQASSVEQTRDSMEDMTALIKLNTQNAKVTDDMASKATFEAQEGKVAVEQTVIAMKKIADRISIIDDIAYQTNLLALNATIEAARAGEHGKGFSVVAAEVRKLAERSQRAAQEIGDVASDSVILAETAGRLLEQIVPSINKTSGLVQEINHASDEQSAGIEQINDAMKQLTVITEQNASSSVQLSSTSNEMSTQAQQLQSVMGFFKVREKR; via the coding sequence ATGTTTAGAAATATGAAAATTGGAATGCGGCTAGGGCTTGGTTTTGCATCAGTCTTGCTGCTTCTGATGATCACGGCATATCTTGCTTTTAATGCGCTTCAAACCGCTTCATCGGGATTCGCAGATTATCGTTCACTGGCTAGAAACACCAATAACGCAGGCCGAGTACAAGCTAATTTATTAAGTGTACGTTTAGCGGCGTTAAAATACATTGATAGTTCAGATGAGCTGTTTTTAGATGAGCAGCAAACTCGTTTTGATACATTAACCGGTTTAATGGTCGAAGCTCAGAATGAAGCTTTAACCAAAGAAGACAAGGCCATTTTTGAGCGTGTAGAAAAGCATTTACAGACTTATGACGTCACCTTTAATCAAATTATCGAGAAAATTGAGCGTCGACATGTTTTAGTGCATGAAACGCTGAACAAACTTGGCCCAGAGATAGAAACACACATCACGGCATTACTCGTTGGCAGTAAAGAAGACGGTAATATGGATGAGGCCTACGATGTTTCGCAATCAATGCGCCATCTGCTGTTGGCTAGGCTGTATGTGAGTCAATTCCTCAATGGTAATGACTCAAAAGATGTCGTTCGGGTGCAAAATGAATTCAAACACTATTTACGCACATTCGGTCAAATAACACATCAAACCAATAACCCAAGGCATCGTGCCATCATTGACAAGGCAACGGTACTCAATGGGCAATATATAACCGCCTTCAATGAGCTTGTTTCGGTTATTGAGGAACGAAATCGATTAAAGAGTGAAAAGCTAGATTTGGTAGGAGAACAATCCGCCAAACTCATAGAAGGTTTCAAACTCGCCATTAAAGAGAGGCAAGATTTGCTAGGCCCTCGGTTACAGACCTCAAATGATCAATCGAAAGCATTTGTTATCGCAATCAGCTTCATCGCGGTGTTTTTGGGCGCTATTCTTGCCATCATTATTACGAAAATTATTACGGTTCCTGTTCGAAAAGCCGTATTGATTGCCAATCGACTCGCTAAAGGGGATTTAACGTCAAACATCTCAATTGACAGCGAAGATGAGACAGGACAATTGCTCAAAGCGATGAAGCATATGGTACAACAACTCTCAGGCATTATTGGTGAAGTAAGAAGTACATCAAACAGCTTAGCCAGTGCATCAGAAAAGGTCAGCGCAACAGCATACTCGATGAGCCGCTCTTCTGTGACTCAGGCTTCCAGTGTTGAGCAAACGAGAGACTCAATGGAAGACATGACCGCTTTGATTAAATTGAACACTCAAAATGCTAAGGTAACGGATGATATGGCCTCTAAAGCGACCTTTGAAGCGCAAGAGGGTAAAGTCGCGGTTGAGCAAACGGTAATCGCGATGAAAAAAATAGCGGATAGAATAAGCATCATCGATGATATCGCTTACCAAACGAATCTACTGGCATTGAACGCAACGATTGAAGCCGCCAGAGCGGGGGAGCATGGTAAAGGGTTTTCGGTCGTGGCAGCAGAAGTGAGAAAGTTAGCTGAACGGAGCCAAAGAGCAGCCCAAGAAATCGGAGACGTTGCCTCTGACAGTGTTATTTTGGCTGAAACAGCAGGACGGTTGTTGGAGCAAATTGTCCCTTCGATCAACAAAACATCCGGTTTAGTTCAAGAAATCAATCACGCTTCCGATGAGCAATCAGCAGGGATCGAGCAGATCAACGATGCCATGAAACAACTCACGGTCATTACTGAACAGAATGCTTCAAGCTCAGTTCAGCTTTCTTCCACGTCAAATGAAATGAGTACGCAGGCACAACAATTACAATCAGTGATGGGTTTTTTTAAAGTTCGTGAAAAGCGCTAA
- a CDS encoding ABC transporter substrate-binding protein encodes MDKVMKTLLSTMLLTTATLATQALATDWTTIESQAKGQTVYFHAWGGSQEINRYIQWAGSELAEQYDVTLKHVKVTDIAETTTRLIAEKAAGKNEGGSVDIVWINGENFKSMKDNQLLFGPFTQSLPNWQYVDKSLPVDVDFSEPTLGLEAPWGVGQLVFIHDSKTLNNPPKSFAEMLNYAKAFPNKVSYPRPPEFHGTSFLKALLIELTDNDPALAKPVSESDFNAVTESLWSYLNELHTVAWRGGKQFPAGTTETIQLLDDGQLDLAISFNPNSVFSSQASGKLAMSTKAYAMDAGALSNIHFLAIPWNSNANAGAQVAINFLLSPEAQSRKGDLSVWGDPSVLSSQYLTGSAKNTQQFKSVSEPHPSWQAALEKAWLERYGN; translated from the coding sequence ATGGATAAGGTTATGAAGACGCTACTTAGTACGATGTTACTAACGACGGCCACATTGGCAACTCAAGCTCTGGCAACAGATTGGACAACGATTGAATCCCAAGCAAAAGGGCAAACGGTCTATTTCCATGCCTGGGGTGGAAGTCAAGAGATCAACCGCTATATTCAATGGGCGGGATCAGAGCTTGCCGAACAATATGACGTTACACTGAAACACGTTAAAGTGACCGATATTGCTGAAACAACAACGCGACTGATTGCGGAAAAAGCCGCAGGGAAAAACGAAGGCGGCAGTGTCGATATTGTTTGGATCAATGGAGAGAACTTCAAATCCATGAAAGACAACCAACTTCTATTTGGTCCTTTCACGCAATCACTGCCAAATTGGCAATATGTCGATAAGTCACTCCCTGTTGACGTGGATTTTTCGGAGCCAACTCTTGGATTGGAAGCCCCTTGGGGTGTCGGTCAGTTGGTCTTTATTCATGACAGCAAAACATTAAACAACCCACCTAAATCCTTTGCTGAGATGCTCAATTACGCAAAAGCATTCCCTAATAAGGTCAGTTATCCTCGCCCCCCTGAATTCCACGGGACAAGCTTTCTTAAAGCACTGCTCATCGAGTTGACCGATAATGATCCTGCGCTAGCCAAACCGGTTTCCGAGAGTGATTTTAATGCCGTCACAGAATCTCTCTGGTCTTATCTCAACGAATTACACACTGTCGCTTGGCGTGGAGGAAAACAATTTCCAGCGGGCACAACGGAAACCATTCAATTGTTGGATGACGGCCAACTGGATTTAGCGATCAGCTTCAACCCGAATTCCGTCTTTTCTTCTCAAGCTAGCGGTAAACTCGCGATGTCGACGAAAGCCTATGCCATGGACGCCGGAGCCCTGTCTAATATTCATTTCCTAGCGATCCCATGGAACTCGAATGCGAATGCTGGTGCGCAAGTTGCGATTAACTTTTTACTGAGCCCTGAAGCTCAATCGAGAAAAGGGGATTTGTCAGTATGGGGCGATCCATCTGTATTGAGCAGCCAGTACCTAACAGGAAGCGCAAAAAACACCCAGCAGTTTAAGTCCGTCTCTGAACCTCACCCTAGTTGGCAAGCCGCTCTTGAAAAAGCTTGGCTTGAACGCTACGGAAACTGA
- a CDS encoding thiamine ABC transporter permease codes for MLRALYPFIILICFIPTIPGVVGVIASSFSYIPPINMHTLSFLGFQWVFEWQGVWQSIGLSLFSALASSYLAALLSFAILLSCWGKPFWNKIELALSPLLALPHVAFAIGFAFLFAPTGLISRVLFNSVGYDVNQQTVNDLPLLVNDPYAIGLVVMLALKEIPFLLLMSMSILKQMNVDQLEKVTASLGYNRAQTWWKCIFPQWIRKMRFPLLAVLAYSLSVVDIALIIGPTNPPTFAVLVWQWFSDPDLTLLPRAAAGAMVLFLLASLLMGFARLFEWVFIHGLRGWQFSGRYGQSLGGKPVLVAVFALSMLIIPLTVVWSFAQRWRFPDLLPSNFTTRYWQYEWFGLLGNILQSLTLALACASMALMLAVIAHEYRLKHRWALSDYLIAIPMLIPQLSILFGIQIITLYINQSSYFLWTLWSHVFFAFPFVYLSLDGAWRSYNSNLTKSALSLGKHPISVWWKIKMPLLFPSLIFAWAIGASVSLAQYLPTLMLGAGRITTVTTEAVALSSGFDRRVTAIYALWQMLLPLLFFSAAILLSRFSVRSRKLSNKGLLPNESLSQKPFHH; via the coding sequence ATGTTGAGAGCGCTGTACCCTTTCATTATCCTGATCTGTTTTATTCCGACTATCCCTGGGGTAGTCGGTGTGATCGCTTCTTCTTTTAGCTATATACCGCCGATCAACATGCACACTCTCTCTTTTCTTGGGTTTCAGTGGGTATTTGAATGGCAAGGTGTCTGGCAGTCCATTGGGCTCTCTTTGTTTTCAGCACTGGCCAGTAGCTATCTTGCTGCATTGCTTTCTTTTGCAATCTTATTGTCTTGTTGGGGAAAGCCGTTTTGGAATAAGATTGAGTTAGCACTCTCACCGCTGCTCGCGCTTCCCCACGTTGCTTTTGCGATTGGCTTTGCTTTTCTTTTCGCTCCGACAGGCCTAATTTCCCGAGTACTCTTCAATTCTGTTGGCTATGACGTGAATCAGCAAACGGTCAATGATCTTCCTTTGTTGGTGAACGACCCGTATGCCATTGGTCTTGTGGTTATGCTTGCTCTAAAAGAAATTCCTTTCTTGTTATTGATGAGCATGTCGATACTCAAACAAATGAATGTCGACCAATTAGAAAAGGTGACCGCTTCGTTGGGGTATAACCGCGCTCAAACATGGTGGAAATGCATTTTTCCCCAGTGGATTAGGAAAATGCGCTTTCCTTTACTGGCGGTGCTTGCTTACAGTCTATCGGTTGTTGATATTGCTCTGATCATTGGCCCGACTAACCCACCGACATTTGCGGTACTGGTTTGGCAATGGTTTAGTGACCCAGACTTAACGTTACTCCCCCGCGCAGCCGCTGGCGCCATGGTTTTGTTTCTATTAGCGTCATTATTAATGGGGTTTGCTCGCTTATTTGAATGGGTATTCATTCATGGGCTACGAGGTTGGCAGTTCTCAGGGCGGTATGGACAATCGTTAGGCGGAAAACCTGTATTGGTCGCGGTATTCGCCTTATCGATGTTAATCATCCCTTTAACGGTCGTGTGGAGCTTCGCTCAGCGATGGCGATTCCCGGATTTACTGCCTAGCAACTTTACGACTCGTTATTGGCAATATGAATGGTTTGGCCTTTTAGGCAATATTCTACAAAGCCTGACGCTCGCGCTTGCCTGTGCTTCGATGGCTTTAATGCTTGCCGTGATTGCTCACGAGTATCGCCTGAAACATCGTTGGGCACTGTCGGACTACCTCATCGCCATTCCAATGTTGATTCCACAACTGTCTATTTTATTTGGCATCCAGATCATCACCTTGTATATCAATCAAAGCAGTTACTTCCTTTGGACTCTTTGGTCTCATGTGTTTTTCGCCTTTCCTTTTGTCTATTTGTCTCTCGATGGCGCTTGGCGCAGCTATAATAGTAACTTAACGAAATCGGCTTTAAGCCTTGGAAAACACCCTATTAGTGTTTGGTGGAAAATAAAAATGCCCCTTCTCTTTCCCAGTCTGATTTTTGCTTGGGCGATTGGTGCCAGTGTCAGTTTGGCTCAATATCTACCTACATTAATGCTAGGAGCAGGTCGAATTACCACGGTTACCACGGAAGCGGTTGCTCTTTCGAGCGGTTTTGACCGACGAGTCACTGCAATTTATGCGCTATGGCAAATGCTGTTGCCCTTACTCTTTTTCTCTGCTGCAATTCTATTAAGTCGATTTAGCGTTCGCTCTCGTAAACTCTCTAATAAAGGTCTATTACCGAATGAGTCTTTGTCTCAAAAACCTTTCCATCATTA